One stretch of Chitinophaga pendula DNA includes these proteins:
- the uvrA gene encoding excinuclease ABC subunit UvrA, translating into MAKKKNNVSVEASVPADEQIAVFGARVHNLKNLDLQLPKNKLVVITGISGSGKSSLAFDTIYAEGQRRYMESFSAYARQFIGDMERPDVDKITGLSPVISIEQKTTNKNPRSTVGTITEIYDFLRLLYARASLAYSYNTGKRMTRFSEEEIMEHLFRHYPKKKLVILAPLVRGRKGHYRELFEQVRKQGYLKVRVDGEILDLKERMQVDRYKIHDIELVIDRIQVQDDARVRMSQSVQKALQVGKGLMFVMDNDSGKVSQYSKQLMCEDTGISYEEPSPNTFSFNSPYGACPRCKGLGTIYQINMEEVIPDYSKSIEEGGLVPLGEARDTFTYKQVQQLAKKYKFSLTKAIADIPEKALNVLLFGDENGKLEVDMSFEESSATPYETDYEGVVNMVRRYFNDTSSDHVRTWAEGFMQLSECPECNGTRLKKESLYFRVDNKHIAELSAMDLDKLAAWFDGIEQRLENKQNLIAKDILKEIRERLGFLLNVGLNYLTLNRATRTLSGGESQRIRLATQIGSQLMGITYILDEPSIGLHQRDNMQLIDALRNLREMGNTVIVVEHDKDIMLHADHLVDVGPGAGKHGGQIIAQGTPSQILKLNTPTAGYLNGKRSIAVPAERRKGNGKSLELKGATGNNLKNVSVKFPLGTFICVTGVSGSGKSTLINETLYPILSKHAYNSKAVPMPYKSIKGLEHLDKVIEIDQSPIGRTPRSNPATYCGFFTDIRQLFSQVPEAKIRGYNAGRFSFNVKSGRCDVCEGGGMRVIEMNFLPDVYVHCEKCNGRRYNRETLEIRYKGKSISDVLDMTVDEAVEFFQPVTYIYRKVKTLQDVGLGYITLGQSAVTLSGGEAQRVKLATELSKKDTGKTIYILDEPTTGLHFQDIQLLLNVLNKLVERGNTVLVIEHNLDVIKMADYIVDLGPEGGAGGGTILCSGTPEEVSVCKDSHTARFLKQELA; encoded by the coding sequence ATGGCAAAGAAAAAAAACAATGTATCTGTGGAGGCGAGTGTGCCTGCAGATGAGCAAATAGCTGTGTTTGGCGCCAGGGTCCACAATCTGAAGAACCTGGACCTGCAGTTACCCAAAAACAAGCTGGTTGTGATCACCGGTATCAGCGGCAGCGGTAAATCTTCGCTGGCATTTGATACGATCTACGCGGAGGGGCAGCGACGATATATGGAAAGTTTCTCTGCCTATGCCCGTCAATTCATCGGGGACATGGAGCGTCCGGATGTGGACAAGATCACAGGACTTTCCCCTGTTATTTCCATAGAGCAGAAGACCACTAATAAGAATCCGCGTTCTACTGTAGGGACGATTACCGAGATATATGACTTTCTGCGTTTGCTTTATGCACGTGCGAGCCTGGCCTATTCCTATAATACAGGGAAACGGATGACCCGTTTTTCGGAGGAGGAGATCATGGAACATCTTTTCCGTCATTACCCTAAGAAGAAACTGGTGATACTGGCCCCCTTAGTTCGCGGCCGTAAAGGGCACTACCGGGAGCTTTTCGAGCAGGTGAGAAAACAAGGTTATCTGAAGGTCCGTGTAGACGGGGAGATACTGGATCTGAAAGAAAGGATGCAGGTGGATCGTTATAAGATACACGACATTGAGCTGGTCATCGACAGGATACAGGTGCAGGATGATGCCAGGGTACGGATGAGCCAGAGTGTGCAAAAGGCATTGCAGGTGGGTAAAGGACTCATGTTTGTGATGGATAATGATAGCGGGAAGGTCAGTCAGTACAGTAAACAGCTGATGTGTGAGGATACGGGTATTTCTTATGAGGAGCCGAGTCCGAATACGTTCTCATTCAACTCTCCTTACGGGGCTTGTCCGCGGTGTAAAGGCTTGGGTACTATTTACCAGATCAATATGGAAGAGGTGATCCCGGATTACAGCAAATCCATTGAAGAAGGCGGGTTGGTACCGTTAGGAGAAGCCAGGGATACTTTTACATACAAGCAGGTACAGCAGCTAGCTAAGAAGTATAAGTTCTCTTTAACTAAAGCTATTGCTGATATCCCGGAGAAAGCGTTGAATGTATTGTTGTTCGGGGATGAGAACGGCAAGCTGGAGGTAGATATGAGTTTTGAGGAGAGTAGCGCTACACCTTATGAAACCGATTATGAGGGGGTTGTTAATATGGTACGCCGTTATTTCAACGATACATCTTCCGATCATGTGCGTACCTGGGCAGAGGGTTTTATGCAACTCAGCGAATGTCCGGAGTGTAATGGTACCCGATTGAAGAAGGAGAGTCTTTATTTCCGGGTTGATAACAAACATATTGCGGAGTTGAGTGCGATGGACCTGGACAAGCTGGCTGCCTGGTTCGACGGGATCGAGCAGCGGCTGGAGAACAAGCAGAACCTTATTGCTAAAGATATATTGAAAGAGATACGGGAGCGTTTGGGCTTTTTGCTGAATGTGGGATTAAATTACCTTACGTTGAACCGGGCTACCCGTACTTTATCGGGAGGGGAATCGCAGCGTATACGGTTGGCTACTCAGATCGGTTCTCAGCTGATGGGGATCACGTATATACTGGATGAACCCAGTATTGGCCTGCATCAGCGGGATAATATGCAATTGATAGATGCTTTGCGCAATTTGCGTGAGATGGGTAATACAGTGATCGTTGTGGAGCATGACAAAGACATTATGCTGCATGCGGATCACCTGGTGGATGTAGGTCCGGGAGCGGGTAAGCATGGCGGGCAGATCATTGCACAAGGTACGCCATCACAAATACTAAAACTGAACACCCCGACGGCCGGTTATTTAAACGGCAAACGTTCTATTGCGGTACCGGCGGAGCGTAGAAAAGGTAATGGCAAGTCGCTGGAATTGAAGGGAGCAACGGGTAATAACCTGAAAAATGTGAGTGTGAAGTTCCCGTTAGGTACCTTTATCTGTGTGACCGGGGTATCGGGCAGTGGTAAGTCGACGCTGATCAATGAGACATTGTATCCGATCCTGTCGAAGCATGCGTACAACTCCAAGGCGGTGCCTATGCCTTATAAGAGTATTAAGGGGTTAGAGCACCTGGACAAGGTGATAGAGATCGATCAGTCGCCGATTGGTCGTACACCGAGGAGTAATCCTGCTACTTACTGTGGTTTTTTCACGGATATCCGGCAGTTGTTTTCACAGGTACCGGAGGCCAAGATCCGCGGGTATAATGCCGGGCGTTTTTCCTTCAATGTAAAAAGCGGACGTTGCGATGTTTGTGAAGGAGGTGGTATGCGGGTGATTGAGATGAACTTCTTGCCAGATGTGTATGTTCACTGTGAAAAGTGTAACGGCAGGCGTTATAACCGGGAGACATTAGAGATCCGGTATAAAGGGAAGTCCATTTCCGATGTGCTGGATATGACGGTGGATGAGGCGGTAGAATTTTTTCAACCCGTGACCTATATTTACCGTAAGGTTAAGACTTTACAGGATGTCGGACTTGGCTATATTACCTTGGGTCAATCTGCCGTTACTTTATCAGGCGGGGAGGCACAACGGGTGAAGCTGGCCACTGAGTTATCCAAAAAGGACACCGGTAAAACCATTTATATATTAGATGAGCCCACTACCGGTTTGCATTTCCAGGATATACAGCTGTTGCTGAATGTGCTGAATAAGCTGGTAGAGCGGGGTAATACTGTGCTGGTGATAGAACACAACCTCGATGTGATCAAGATGGCAGATTATATTGTCGATCTGGGACCAGAGGGCGGCGCAGGCGGAGGTACTATCTTGTGCTCCGGTACGCCGGAAGAGGTGTCTGTATGTAAGGACAGTCATACTGCGCGGTTCCTGAAACAGGAGTTGGCATAA
- a CDS encoding HipA family kinase, producing MNNQDPQIRTVNVSRYITPLREGGSMPAIAEADDGFMYVLKFRGAGQGVKALIADLIGGELARTLGLKVPEIVFAQLDSAFGRTEPDEEIQDLLRASEGLNLALHYLSGAITYDPAVTTLDPLLASRIVWLDCLLTNVDRTARNTNMLMWNKDLWLIDHGASLYFHHSWHNWEEQARRPFVQVKDHVLLPQASELEQVDAEYHQFLTDERINTIINLVPDEWLLAGAEDETAGERRQVYAGFLKTRIAASDIFVKEAQNARKSLI from the coding sequence ATGAATAATCAAGATCCGCAGATAAGGACGGTTAATGTAAGCCGCTATATCACGCCATTGCGTGAAGGTGGTTCTATGCCGGCCATTGCCGAAGCAGACGATGGGTTCATGTATGTGCTCAAGTTCCGGGGAGCAGGGCAAGGGGTCAAAGCCCTGATCGCAGATCTCATAGGAGGAGAACTTGCACGTACCCTGGGCCTCAAAGTACCAGAGATCGTATTCGCTCAGCTGGATAGCGCATTCGGCCGCACAGAACCGGATGAAGAGATCCAGGACCTGCTGCGGGCCAGCGAAGGTCTCAACCTCGCCTTGCACTACCTCTCAGGAGCTATTACATACGATCCGGCCGTAACCACACTCGACCCCTTACTGGCATCCCGCATCGTATGGCTTGATTGCCTGCTGACAAACGTCGACCGTACGGCCCGTAATACCAATATGCTCATGTGGAACAAAGATCTATGGCTCATCGATCATGGCGCCTCCCTTTATTTCCATCACTCCTGGCATAACTGGGAAGAACAGGCCCGCCGCCCATTTGTACAGGTCAAAGACCACGTACTGTTACCGCAAGCCAGCGAATTGGAACAAGTCGATGCCGAATACCACCAATTCCTCACCGACGAACGTATCAATACCATCATCAACCTGGTGCCCGATGAATGGCTGCTCGCAGGAGCCGAAGACGAAACCGCCGGCGAACGCAGACAGGTATATGCCGGCTTCCTGAAAACAAGGATCGCCGCATCCGATATTTTTGTAAAAGAAGCACAAAATGCAAGGAAATCACTTATTTGA
- a CDS encoding M28 family metallopeptidase, with protein sequence MKNSCYLLLVAAILFVSCGNNTEQQANTTDSVAIKAINDSSFARHIKALASDEFLGRKPFTVGEDKTINYLKEQFSQLGLQPGNGDSYFQEVPLVEIGSKPEGPLVVTGKQGSVTLRYLDDYVAGTERAVPNVQVEHSDWVFAGFGIVAPEYNWNDYAGLDVKGKTVLVMVNDPGFYDSTLFKGKTMTYYGRWTYKFEEAARQGATGIIIIHDTAPASYPWTVVRSGWSKSKLHLQHADDNIKAPAMEGWITSESADKLFKLAGASKDLLQQAKKPGFKPVPLGLQSSLQINNSIKKSTSHNVLAVWPGTDRADEYIIYSAHWDHLGTGEAIRGDSIYNGAMDNASGTAALLEIATAFTKLEKKPSRSILFLSVTAEEQGLLGSAYYAAHPVYPVKKTVADINMDVLNTFGRTKDITIVGLGQSELDDYARKAADKQGRVIAGESNPSGGWFFRSDHFNFAKVGIPALYVGAGVDSREHGPAYGKEQAERYGKERYHSPFDEFDPNWNMSGMVEDTRLLFDVGVTLSQESSFPKWKAGSEFKAIREKP encoded by the coding sequence ATGAAGAACAGTTGTTATCTGTTGCTGGTAGCGGCTATACTGTTTGTTTCCTGCGGGAATAATACGGAACAGCAAGCAAATACCACAGACTCAGTAGCTATTAAGGCGATCAATGACAGTAGTTTTGCCAGGCATATTAAGGCGCTGGCATCTGATGAATTTCTTGGCAGAAAACCTTTCACGGTTGGAGAAGATAAAACCATCAACTACCTGAAGGAGCAGTTTTCGCAATTAGGTTTGCAGCCTGGCAACGGCGATAGTTATTTTCAGGAGGTGCCGTTGGTAGAAATCGGCTCTAAACCCGAAGGGCCGCTGGTAGTGACCGGTAAGCAGGGTAGTGTTACGCTTCGTTACCTAGATGATTATGTGGCGGGAACGGAAAGAGCGGTGCCTAATGTGCAAGTGGAGCATTCGGATTGGGTATTTGCCGGTTTTGGTATTGTAGCGCCGGAATACAACTGGAACGACTATGCGGGATTGGATGTGAAAGGTAAGACGGTGCTGGTGATGGTTAATGATCCCGGATTTTACGACAGCACTTTATTCAAGGGAAAGACCATGACCTACTATGGCCGCTGGACTTACAAGTTTGAAGAAGCTGCTCGTCAAGGCGCAACTGGTATTATCATCATACATGATACAGCGCCGGCCAGTTATCCCTGGACGGTAGTACGCAGTGGCTGGTCTAAGAGCAAGCTGCACCTGCAGCATGCGGATGACAATATAAAAGCACCTGCCATGGAAGGGTGGATCACCAGTGAATCGGCCGATAAGTTATTTAAGCTGGCGGGTGCAAGTAAGGACCTGCTGCAGCAGGCTAAAAAGCCAGGCTTCAAACCAGTACCGTTGGGATTGCAGTCCTCCCTCCAGATCAATAACAGTATCAAAAAATCGACGTCGCATAACGTGCTGGCGGTATGGCCCGGCACTGACAGGGCGGATGAGTATATCATCTATTCTGCTCACTGGGATCATTTAGGTACGGGAGAAGCGATCCGGGGAGATTCCATTTACAATGGAGCGATGGATAATGCTTCGGGTACTGCTGCATTGCTGGAGATCGCTACCGCTTTCACCAAACTGGAGAAAAAACCATCCCGTTCTATCTTATTCCTTTCGGTGACAGCAGAAGAACAGGGGTTACTGGGATCTGCGTATTATGCAGCGCATCCGGTATACCCGGTAAAGAAAACGGTGGCGGATATTAATATGGACGTACTGAATACTTTTGGGCGTACAAAGGACATTACGATCGTAGGATTGGGGCAATCCGAGCTGGATGACTATGCGCGGAAAGCCGCCGACAAACAAGGCAGAGTGATCGCGGGCGAATCCAATCCATCCGGTGGGTGGTTTTTCCGTTCGGATCATTTCAACTTTGCCAAGGTGGGTATTCCTGCATTGTATGTCGGGGCGGGGGTAGATTCCCGAGAACATGGCCCTGCTTATGGCAAAGAGCAGGCAGAACGTTATGGCAAGGAACGATATCATTCACCGTTTGATGAATTTGACCCTAACTGGAATATGTCGGGGATGGTAGAGGATACCCGGCTGTTGTTTGATGTGGGAGTGACGCTGAGCCAGGAAAGCAGTTTTCCAAAATGGAAGGCTGGCTCTGAGTTCAAAGCTATCAGAGAAAAGCCATAA
- the fabF gene encoding beta-ketoacyl-ACP synthase II — protein MRTVTLRRVVVTGLGALTPIGNDVNTYWNSLKAGVGGAGPITRFDTKDFKTKFACELKGFDIERFIDKKDARKMDLFTQYAMATAQEAVENARLLDEGIDKTRIGVIWASGNGGMQTFEDQIVEFAQSNFVPKFNPFFIPRLISDIAAGQIAIKYGFMGVNFCTVSACASSSSALVDAFNYIRLGKANIIIAGGSEAPVTRAGIAGFNALKALSTRNEDPENASRPFDVERDGFVMGEGGGAIVLEDYEHAIKRGATIYGEMVGGSMTADAYHLTATHPEGLGAKLGMEDAIRDADLQLTDVDYINAHATSTPLGDVSELKAITSLFGDHAAKLNISATKSMTGHLLGAAGAIEAIACIKAIQEDIVPPTIHTQVLGEGIPSHLNLTLGQAQQRPVNVAVCNTFGFGGHNAITVFQKFKG, from the coding sequence ATGCGTACTGTTACACTGAGAAGGGTAGTGGTCACCGGTTTGGGGGCTCTCACACCTATCGGGAACGATGTAAACACATATTGGAACAGCCTGAAGGCTGGCGTTGGTGGAGCAGGACCTATCACCAGGTTTGACACAAAAGATTTCAAGACCAAATTTGCCTGCGAGTTGAAGGGATTTGACATTGAGCGGTTCATCGACAAGAAGGATGCGCGTAAGATGGATCTTTTCACACAATATGCGATGGCCACAGCGCAAGAGGCCGTTGAAAATGCGCGGCTGCTCGATGAGGGTATTGACAAAACGAGGATTGGTGTTATCTGGGCATCTGGCAACGGTGGCATGCAGACCTTTGAAGATCAGATCGTTGAGTTTGCTCAATCCAATTTTGTACCTAAGTTCAATCCATTCTTTATACCTAGATTGATCTCTGATATTGCGGCTGGACAGATTGCCATCAAATATGGCTTTATGGGTGTAAACTTCTGTACGGTATCGGCCTGTGCTTCGTCCAGCAGTGCTTTGGTGGATGCTTTTAACTACATCCGTTTGGGTAAGGCTAACATTATCATTGCGGGAGGCTCTGAGGCGCCTGTTACCCGTGCTGGTATTGCTGGGTTCAATGCATTAAAGGCTTTATCTACCCGTAATGAAGATCCGGAGAATGCCTCCCGTCCATTTGATGTGGAGCGTGATGGATTTGTGATGGGAGAAGGCGGTGGTGCTATCGTACTGGAAGATTATGAACATGCCATCAAACGTGGTGCTACCATATACGGTGAAATGGTAGGTGGTTCTATGACGGCAGATGCTTATCATCTGACGGCGACGCATCCGGAAGGACTGGGAGCTAAGCTGGGTATGGAAGATGCTATACGGGATGCCGACCTGCAGCTTACGGATGTAGATTATATCAATGCACATGCGACCTCTACGCCACTGGGGGATGTAAGCGAGCTGAAAGCGATCACCAGTTTATTCGGCGATCATGCTGCCAAACTGAATATCAGTGCGACCAAGTCTATGACAGGGCACTTGCTGGGAGCTGCTGGTGCGATCGAAGCGATCGCCTGTATCAAGGCTATCCAGGAGGACATCGTACCTCCGACCATTCATACCCAGGTGCTGGGCGAGGGAATACCTTCCCACCTGAACCTGACATTAGGGCAGGCGCAGCAGCGTCCTGTTAATGTAGCGGTGTGTAATACTTTTGGTTTTGGTGGTCATAATGCTATTACCGTATTTCAGAAATTCAAGGGATAA
- a CDS encoding DUF3626 domain-containing protein codes for MIENLLIQTEKFVAANVAKYTEDLLSILKFSNITTNEHQLFNDTILEKACINLHFHPDRFLSDNKQVIDGLIETGVYKNQFQTGVSSGSLTAKTGEDREMWENELFDNFYTTNIQDRPKYGSLNLTCTSDGASPRFGSCFFITYPEIKYRCTFTYGDSYLLPQERGTAKKLIQIYTRLYQDIFIRNTALGFQYKGLRDFFNQTTTSLYSDTLINKRSHNLDFYIEAQIHGHVDLEKDISTFVADYSFKGTEFEDRFKLLCERFNISFVWNAGYTLDEADFPNDFRGTATQDLAKVIADDGVINAYTIGKAFSNSKVTSQYGDLELFQLAKYVWHCLVKYGE; via the coding sequence ATGATAGAAAACTTATTGATACAGACTGAAAAATTTGTAGCCGCAAATGTTGCAAAGTATACTGAAGATCTTCTGTCAATTTTAAAATTTTCCAACATCACCACAAATGAGCATCAATTATTCAATGATACTATTTTAGAAAAGGCTTGTATAAACTTACATTTTCATCCAGACAGGTTTTTATCAGACAACAAACAAGTGATAGATGGATTGATTGAGACAGGTGTATATAAAAATCAGTTTCAAACTGGCGTTTCTTCGGGAAGTTTAACGGCAAAAACAGGTGAAGACAGGGAGATGTGGGAGAACGAATTATTTGATAATTTCTATACTACCAATATTCAGGACAGGCCTAAGTATGGTTCGCTAAATCTTACGTGCACAAGTGATGGTGCTTCCCCAAGGTTTGGTTCTTGTTTTTTCATCACCTATCCTGAGATAAAGTATAGATGTACTTTCACTTATGGGGACTCCTACCTGCTGCCCCAAGAAAGGGGTACTGCCAAAAAGCTGATCCAAATTTACACCAGGCTTTATCAGGATATCTTTATCAGGAATACCGCGCTAGGCTTTCAATATAAGGGGTTAAGGGATTTTTTCAATCAGACAACGACCTCCTTATATTCTGATACGCTTATAAATAAGCGCTCTCATAATTTGGATTTTTACATAGAGGCGCAAATACACGGACATGTTGACCTGGAGAAAGATATTTCCACATTTGTTGCGGATTACTCCTTTAAAGGTACCGAATTTGAAGATCGCTTTAAGCTACTTTGTGAGCGGTTCAACATATCTTTTGTTTGGAATGCTGGGTATACATTGGACGAAGCTGACTTTCCGAATGATTTCAGGGGTACCGCAACCCAGGATCTTGCAAAGGTAATAGCAGACGATGGGGTAATCAATGCATATACTATCGGAAAAGCATTTTCCAATTCAAAGGTTACATCTCAGTATGGCGATTTGGAATTATTTCAATTGGCAAAATATGTATGGCATTGTCTGGTAAAATATGGGGAATAA
- a CDS encoding fatty acid desaturase family protein, whose protein sequence is MKQFSTDTLLTDPVYRPAEPSTAKDRFFESFIRDKRDLPFLYLTINISLTLLPLAVLLYLPGVDGWVWWTLAIAYQVLNNFVFKGPFGLMLHCTSHRIFFEKKYGILNHYLPWVIGPLFGQTPETYYSHHIGMHHPENNMPEDESSTMAYQRDSFKDFSRYLVSFFFMGVIHLVMYFARKKRKRLLMRSVRGELLFIGMCVGLSFVNWPATLVVFILPFVISRIIMMLGNWAQHAFICAESPENPYKNSITCINTKYNHKCWNDGYHISHHLKPSMHWTEHPVFFRKTLKDYVDNEAIVFDSIHFLHVFVYLMGKRYDLLAKHFVNIGDRFATEAEVISFLKQRTRKIALPLPVAEYKLQAIA, encoded by the coding sequence ATGAAACAATTCAGCACAGACACGCTCTTAACAGATCCCGTTTACCGGCCGGCGGAGCCATCGACGGCAAAGGACCGCTTTTTTGAATCGTTCATACGTGATAAAAGAGACCTTCCTTTCCTTTATCTGACGATCAACATCTCCCTGACGTTATTACCACTGGCGGTACTATTATATCTCCCCGGTGTGGACGGATGGGTATGGTGGACGCTGGCGATTGCTTACCAGGTATTAAATAATTTTGTCTTCAAAGGTCCATTTGGGTTAATGTTGCATTGTACCAGTCACCGTATATTCTTTGAAAAGAAGTATGGTATCCTGAATCACTACCTGCCCTGGGTGATCGGTCCGTTATTCGGGCAGACACCTGAGACCTATTATAGTCACCATATTGGTATGCACCATCCGGAGAATAATATGCCGGAGGATGAAAGTTCTACGATGGCGTATCAGCGGGATTCTTTCAAAGATTTTTCCCGTTACCTGGTTAGCTTCTTCTTTATGGGTGTTATTCACCTGGTGATGTATTTTGCGCGTAAGAAGCGTAAAAGGCTGCTGATGCGTTCGGTAAGAGGAGAGTTGTTATTTATCGGCATGTGTGTGGGATTAAGTTTTGTGAACTGGCCGGCTACGCTGGTGGTATTTATATTGCCTTTTGTCATTTCCAGGATCATTATGATGCTGGGCAACTGGGCGCAACATGCCTTTATTTGTGCGGAGTCGCCGGAAAATCCTTATAAGAACAGTATTACTTGTATTAATACGAAATACAATCATAAATGCTGGAATGATGGCTATCATATCAGTCATCACCTGAAGCCCTCTATGCACTGGACGGAGCATCCGGTATTTTTCCGCAAGACGTTGAAAGATTACGTTGATAATGAGGCCATTGTGTTTGACAGCATTCACTTCCTGCATGTATTTGTCTATTTGATGGGGAAACGTTATGATCTGTTAGCGAAACATTTTGTGAATATCGGGGATCGTTTTGCTACGGAGGCGGAGGTTATTTCGTTTTTGAAGCAGCGGACGCGTAAGATTGCTTTACCGCTGCCAGTGGCTGAGTATAAGTTACAGGCGATTGCCTGA
- a CDS encoding M57 family metalloprotease — protein MNKHIRTLTMAALTAMTITACSKSNDAPAPETPAQQDKVLSYIRNLGFPASSIEDNGAEYIVEGDIIFPKSMEVPGGDVKVGTEQYYTGSKVSATKVTNIRLKIDASMTSMTSEINAAITQWNNVSGSRVKWSVVTGSSYDVIIVNANLGNGTCGQGTFPSGGNAGGTIRINKSYIAGNSFAQRARTICHEMGHNISFRHTNWSSIGESSATAVPGVGGTDASSIMNGGQCGSGATVLSSKDKQATVALYPK, from the coding sequence ATGAACAAGCACATTAGAACCCTAACGATGGCGGCTTTGACAGCTATGACCATTACAGCATGCAGCAAATCTAACGACGCCCCTGCTCCTGAAACACCTGCTCAACAAGACAAGGTATTGTCTTACATCCGTAACCTTGGTTTTCCTGCTTCCAGCATAGAAGATAATGGTGCGGAGTACATTGTGGAAGGCGACATCATCTTCCCCAAAAGTATGGAAGTACCTGGCGGAGATGTGAAAGTTGGTACGGAACAGTACTATACAGGCAGCAAAGTAAGCGCTACCAAAGTCACCAACATCCGTCTGAAGATCGATGCATCCATGACGAGTATGACATCTGAGATCAACGCTGCAATCACCCAGTGGAACAACGTATCCGGCAGCCGGGTAAAGTGGAGTGTTGTCACTGGTTCTTCTTATGATGTTATTATTGTGAACGCTAATCTGGGTAATGGTACCTGTGGTCAGGGTACTTTCCCTTCCGGTGGTAATGCGGGTGGTACTATCCGTATCAACAAGTCTTATATTGCCGGTAACAGTTTTGCACAACGTGCCAGAACAATTTGCCATGAGATGGGGCATAATATTTCCTTCCGTCATACTAACTGGTCTTCCATTGGCGAATCCAGTGCTACAGCCGTTCCGGGTGTAGGAGGTACAGACGCTTCTTCTATCATGAATGGCGGTCAATGTGGCAGCGGCGCCACTGTATTGTCCAGCAAAGACAAACAGGCTACTGTTGCTTTATATCCTAAGTAG